From the genome of Symphalangus syndactylus isolate Jambi chromosome 5, NHGRI_mSymSyn1-v2.1_pri, whole genome shotgun sequence, one region includes:
- the LOC129482000 gene encoding dynamin-3-like, with protein sequence MLQLAGVSNSTCGGVRNVRVETRNIKPQGKDSKAEENGSDSFMHSMDPQLERQMETTQNLVDSYMAIVNKTVRDLMTKEFVFSELLSNLYSRGDQNTLMEESAEQAQRRDEMLRKHHMLKEAQHHPRHQHDHRQHSYGGPWTTPSFRGRLCYSAKGTPVPAGPAELHSASPPTSLAMDSPSLAFPSRKGPASPM encoded by the exons ATGCTTCAGTTGGCTGGCGTGAGCAATTCGACTTGTGGAGGAGTGAGAAATGTTAGGGTTGAGACAAGAAACATAAAACCCCAGGGTAAG GACAGCAAGGCCGAGGAGAATGGCTCCGACAGCTTCATGCACTCCATGGACCCACAGCTGGAGCGGCAAATGGAAACCACCCAGAACCTGGTGGACTCCTACATGGCCATTGTCAACAAGACCGTGCGGGACCTCATG ACCAAGGAGTTCGTCTTCTCAGAGCTGCTGTCCAACCTGTACTCACGGGGGGACCAGAACACGCTGATGGAGGAGTCGGCAGAGCAGGCACAGCGGCGAGACGAGATGCTGCGCAAGCACCACATGCTGAAAGAGGCTCAGCATCATCCGCGACATCAACACGACCACCGTCAGCACAGCTACGGGGGCCCGTGGACGACTCCTAGCTTCAG AGGTCGCCTCTGCTATTCAGCCAAGGGGACCCCAGTGCCTGCTGGCCCGGCTGAGCTCCACTCAGCAAGCCCGCCCACCTCCCTTGCCATGGACTCTCCCTCTTTGGCTTTTCCCAGCAGGAAGGGCCCAGCCTCACCTATGTGA